The DNA sequence CCGCCGAAGAGGTCCTATCCAACCCAATCATCGAGGACGTCGTGCGCGTCGAGGCCATCGACGAGGCCGACGCCCGTTACGCGGGAGGCGTGCAGTGAGGCGCGTCGGAGTCGTCACCTTCCCCGGCACCCTCGACGACCGTGACGCCGCCCGCGCGGTTGAAATCGCTGGAGCCGAGGCCGTGTCCCTGTGGCACAAGGACGCCGACCTGCGCGGCGTCGACGCGGTCGTTATCCCCGGTGGCTTCTCCTACGGCGACTACCTGCGCTGCGGCGCGATCGCGGCGACCGCTCCCGTCATGAGCGAGATCGTGCGTGAAGCCGGACGAGGCCTACCCGTCCTGGGCATCTGCAACGGCTTCCAGGTGCTGTGCGAGTCGCACCTGCTGCCCGGCGCGCTCATCCGTAACGATCACCAGAAGTTCCTGTGCCGCGACCAGGTGCTGCGCATCGAGAACGCGGACACCGCGTGGACGCGCGCGTACAGTGCCGGCGAGACCATCACGGTCCCCCTCAAGAACGGCGAAGGCAACTTCCAGGCGTCCCCCGCCGAGCTTGAACGCCTCGAAGGCGAAGGGCGCGTCGTGTTCCGCTACGTCGACTTCAACCCCAACGGCAGCGCGGGCGACATCGCGGGCGTCACCAACGCCGCGGGGAACGTCGTCGGCCTGATGCCCCACCCCGAGCACGCGACCGAGGTCGGTTTCGGCCCCCTCGCCCTCGGCCCCGACGGTGCGAGCCACCACGGCGGCACCGACGGCCTGGGAATCTTCCGTTCCGTCCTCGCATCCCTCGTCGGCTGACGACGCCACCGCGCCCTCTCCGCGAGGGAGCCCCGGCTTCGTCCCAGACCTTTCGAATGGAAAAACGAATGACCTCCGAATTCACCCGCGAGCTGCCCGACACCGTCGAGAACGCCGCCGCGACCCCCGGCCAGGACATGCCCTGGAAGGAACTCGGCCTCAAAGAGGACGAATACCAGCGCATCTGCGACATTCTCGGGCGCCGACCCACCAACGCCGAGCTCGCCATGTACTCCGTCATGTGGTCCGAGCACTGCTCCTACAAGTCCTCCAAGAAGCACCTCGCCGAGCAATTCGGCGCGCGCACGACCGAAGCCATGAGGAAGAACCTCCTCGTCGGCATGGGCCAGAACGCCGGCGTGGTCGACATCGGCGGCGGTTGGGCCGTGACCTTCAAGGTCGAGTCCCACAACCACCCGTCCTTCGTCGAGCCCTACCAGGGTGCGGCCACCGGCGTGGGCGGCATCGTCC is a window from the Schaalia odontolytica genome containing:
- the purQ gene encoding phosphoribosylformylglycinamidine synthase subunit PurQ; protein product: MRRVGVVTFPGTLDDRDAARAVEIAGAEAVSLWHKDADLRGVDAVVIPGGFSYGDYLRCGAIAATAPVMSEIVREAGRGLPVLGICNGFQVLCESHLLPGALIRNDHQKFLCRDQVLRIENADTAWTRAYSAGETITVPLKNGEGNFQASPAELERLEGEGRVVFRYVDFNPNGSAGDIAGVTNAAGNVVGLMPHPEHATEVGFGPLALGPDGASHHGGTDGLGIFRSVLASLVG